Below is a genomic region from Oscarella lobularis chromosome 14, ooOscLobu1.1, whole genome shotgun sequence.
AATGTCTTTACTCTACGTTTTTCCGGTTATCTTCCCCTTGCCAGTTTCTTCTGTATAGCATCTCCCCCTTTGACCGTACCAATTCCATCAGATCGGACCACTGTTGGGATGATAGCCCCAGCATGCCGGCTACCACCGAGTCATAAGCAAACACCAGCGCTTCAGCGGTCCCATCATCAATATTACACCTAATACGAGCGCCAATTAAGTTCTTGCAGCTACGCGAGTTAGATATATTCGGACCTCGTTTCCGCTAAAAATTGCCCTTCTCCTCCACACTTCTTACCGCAATCTCTTCCGCACAAAACCTGCCTACAAGTGCTGCATATCCACTTGAAGCTAGCACGCTGGCACGCCGTAATGCAACATTGAACAGTGCACGTGTGCCGAACGAGTGGATTTCCCGCGGCGTCGTAAGAAAAGTCACACAGTCGAACTCGCTCCGCACCGACGAGACTCTCCAAAGACGGAGAAACTCTCTGCCGACACAGTCCATCCCCGCAGCCGAATTCGAGAATTTCTACGACTGTCGTCGCATTGGCGACGCAATAGACTCGTCCGCCTTTCTGCGAGACTCGTCGAGAGACGCCGAGTAGGGCGACCTTCAATCCGACCGCCATACCAAAGGGAGCCGGATACTTTTTCAAGTCAAAGTAgacgcgaacgtcgtccgGTGCCGTCACGTCGCGAATTGTTATCTCTAAGCTTGGCCCGTCAGCCGGAGACGATTCGGTGATCGCGTGAGAAGCAATATAGCCGGCGAACGAGTGAAGCGTATTCGGCTGATCGTCTTTGAGAATGTCGACCAcatttttaatatttgacAAAACACCGACGCCGATTTCCTCGTCGGCTTCGTCATCAAGCAGAGCCATCTGCTTTGAGTCGAAGGCAAGCGATTGAACGACTTTCGCTCCCAAGTGCTTATCTAAGCACGTCTCGCAGACGCCTGATAGCCGATAGTAATCATCGACGCGGAGTAGACCGTGAAGGTCAAGATTCTTGAACAATAAAGTCAGACGAGCgagagagcgacggcggTGGTGGAGACTAAACGTGGCGGTAAAACGATTCAATGCGGGGAGACGGGCATCCTTGCTCGTCAGTCGAAGCCGAAATGTCGACTTGcattcgccgccgtcgcactTGCAGCACTCAGAGGCAACAGACGACCGTTTCCGTTTCAAAAGAAGTCGACAGGAATCCCTCATGTCGATCAGCGCGTACggaacggcgtcgatcgtcATCCCGACGAAAGGACGAATCGTCCAAACGTCTTCGAGATAGCTGGGCTTGAgatgaaacgacgacgacgacgacgacgacgacgacgacgacgacgacgacgacgacgacgacgacgacgcgcgaccGTCTCGATTGCTCCGCATCGCCGTCACAACGTTGATAGCACCGGTGGAGTCTCGTAGCAAAATTTCTCCTGTCGAACCGACGTCAAAAGTTCCCAAGTACACCTAAAGGAATTTGTCCCAATCGCCCAAATTATTcctttattattaattaaaaattcattcTTACTTTCTCGTCACTTTCTGAAATCGTTCCCGGTTTTAGTGTTTGGCAGTTTTTGAGCAGCTCCTCGATCGATCCAACTTGTGGTAGAATCGGCTTTGATGCGGTCACGTTGCACACATGTGGATTGCTGAATACCTCTTCGCAGGCGTTGTGAGTGGAACTTGAAGATGCAAGAAACAGGTATAGAGAGTCCATGAGACCTTTCTTCACCTTGTATTTGTTCCCTctacaaaaacgaaatagaAATTTTGCAAATAGATTGAGAACTTTTCGTTGCCTTGAATACAGATGAGATTCTCCCACTAATTCCTTTGTCCTAAAAAATCACCGTTTTCATTGGTTTCCTTGTAGGTGCATTTTTCCTACTTCAAGCTCaagtttttctttagaatttccgccgtttcgacgtACCAGTGAAACTGCAGAGGCGACATTTTAGGCAGGTGCTTGAAATAGACGCTGCGATTGTCAAGCAGGGGTTCATAGGGCGCGTCAAAAGGCGAAAACTCGACGATACGGAGTTGCGTCAAACGACAGCAGAAAAATCCCAATAcggccttaattaaaaatcaaagataagcCTGGGAGCACCACAGCGAATGCAGCCCACCTCGTTGTGCCGCACCAGATGGGCGTTATTCAATTGTACTCTCACTCCAACGCGAAGCCCTCTCCCGTAGTGGACATTGGAATGATGACCAACATAGAGTCTGCATGCAAAGCGAGGAAATGATAGTAGTCAGCGACCCATCgtagaaaataaaacgcgGAGACCTTATTCCCGAATCAAGTTCGTAGATGCCTGCATTGGCGTTGATACAAGTGATGATCGTTCCCTGTGCAAATCGTTGCAACAGTGACTAGGAATTTCTCAGTATAGAGATTTCCTACTTTATACGTGACGAGgggacgacgaagatccgtTTTCGTCCGCAAAGCCGAGGAGTCGTCACGGTTGAATTCCGAGCTTCCTTCGTCCGTCACGAGTCGTCGCTTCGGATAAGGCAAGGCTCTCGTccactttctcttcttcggttGGGATTCGGACGAGTACGTCTTCTCCGAGTCAAACGTGCCGAGAAGCGAATCGGGATAATCGACGCATCCGGTGATGGTCGAATCGACGCAGAGACTCCACAGATGCTCGTTCGACCGAGTCTGGAAAAACAGTCGGAATAGAAAGATGTCTTGCTTCGAAAGTTACAGGCACTTTTGTGTTGACTGGACGCAGTTGCGTGATCATGTAGACTTGATCGagttgaagaaaacgactcaAATGAAGCAGGGAGTTGTGCTAAGCAATTTCTAATAGCCAATCGCAACGGAGAGGGCTGAAAAGGTAACTCACTTGAACTATGATCCGAATCAATTGCGACGCTTCCGGATCGGCCAGTTCCATTACGAAGAAAGCTGGCTGACTACCATTACTAAAAGCAGAATAAATCATCTCCTTCTAACGTCTAAGTCTGTTGATTGCAATTCTTACCGGCAAACTGGACTAACGGAATTGCATATTCCACAAACAGAATCGACTCCACCGAGAGCTGGTCTAAGAAAATCTCTTTCAGTTTACGTAAAATAATAACAGCATCACTCGTAAAGCAATGGGCATGGTATGATAAAAACTTCCGGTACTGTGCACGTTTCAACGGTACTAAGATGTGCGAGATGCGATAAAATGATGTGGCATCTGACCTGCGTTGAATAAGACGCGACACGGTGTAGACATCGGCGTCTGGAAAAGGAACAAGCGGCAAGCCGAGGATTCTGACTTGTGGAAGGAGGTGAACACAGTCAGATATTTCCAGATAACCAAACGGAAGATTAGGTTTTTCCTCTCCTGGCAACGCCAAATACAGAGACAACACTTCAACTGCTTCGCTAAAGATATCTCACTTTGCAGCAGACTTAGAGCAAAGTCAGGCCTGGGTATGTACGTCCAGTGACGGACGAGAACTAGTGAATCAAGCCAAGTAAGACAAGACGTTGAGGGTACCTGAGAATGCTCTAAAGTATAAAGGGCTTTCAGTATTACGCCGACTATTTTCTACCTCGCAAATAACTTCTCCGGTTGAATCCTCAAAGTACAGCGCACCCACTTGCTCTAACGGAAGGGCGCCGGTAGGAACGCCAACTATCCGACCCAATAACACGGCCGGTCGACGTGGCAATAATTTCAAACCTACCAAAACATACAGCTTTGTGACGTAATAactttctttttaattaattaattaaacgaggGAGCCTATCAGATTCCTACGCGTGCTATGATCCATCAGAGGTACAGGTAGACTACCTTGTAGCGATTCGCTTGGTTGACTGCTTCTATCGTGAAGGAACGTTCGTCCCAACACGCATCCTGACATGGCTCCAATCCGACTCGCTTCATTGACCACGTCTTCGATCGAGCTAatgt
It encodes:
- the LOC136195399 gene encoding CST complex subunit CTC1-like isoform X1 — encoded protein: MAEAFVSDATSYLICSTTLEIEEDDPKLRDWLLRLRRRVHRDVSFHGDTDLDADETSLAVLTALTSSYTDSECENVPIDAVDISSIEDVVNEASRIGAMSGCVLGRTFLHDRSSQPSESLQGLKLLPRRPAVLLGRIVGVPTGALPLEQVGALYFEDSTGEVICEVPSTSCLTWLDSLVLVRHWTYIPRPDFALSLLQREEKPNLPFGYLEISDCVHLLPQVRILGLPLVPFPDADVYTVSRLIQRRPALGGVDSVCGICNSVSPVCRNGSQPAFFVMELADPEASQLIRIIVQHNSLLHLSRFLQLDQVYMITQLRPVNTKVPTRSNEHLWSLCVDSTITGCVDYPDSLLGTFDSEKTYSSESQPKKRKWTRALPYPKRRLVTDEGSSEFNRDDSSALRTKTDLRRPLVTYKGTIITCINANAGIYELDSGIRLYVGHHSNVHYGRGLRVGVRVQLNNAHLVRHNEAVLGFFCCRLTQLRIVEFSPFDAPYEPLLDNRSVYFKHLPKMSPLQFHWYVETAEILKKNLSLKTKELVGESHLYSRGNKYKVKKGLMDSLYLFLASSSSTHNACEEVFSNPHVCNVTASKPILPQVGSIEELLKNCQTLKPGTISESDEKVYLGTFDVGSTGEILLRDSTGAINVVTAMRSNRDGRASSSSSSSSSSSSSSSSSSSSFHLKPSYLEDVWTIRPFVGMTIDAVPYALIDMRDSCRLLLKRKRSSVASECCKCDGGECKSTFRLRLTSKDARLPALNRFTATFSLHHRRRSLARLTLLFKNLDLHGLLRVDDYYRLSGVCETCLDKHLGAKVVQSLAFDSKQMALLDDEADEEIGVGVLSNIKNVVDILKDDQPNTLHSFAGYIASHAITESSPADGPSLEITIRDVTAPDDVRVYFDLKKYPAPFGMAVGLKVALLGVSRRVSQKGGRVYCVANATTVVEILEFGCGDGLCRQRVSPSLESLVGAERVRLCDFSYDAAGNPLVRHTCTVQCCITACQRASFKWICSTCRQVLCGRDCGKKCGGEGQFLAETRCNIDDGTAEALVFAYDSVVAGMLGLSSQQWSDLMELVRSKGEMLYRRNWQGEDNRKNIVGDVDKYCTSQAIHRRLNLFCTQLSTKTPGFAERSVGHGGRQFQTLSAPRILLKAVRLADVNERQEAVCLLGALTTLL
- the LOC136195399 gene encoding CST complex subunit CTC1-like isoform X2; this translates as MAEAFVSDATSYLICSTTLEIEEDDPKLRDWLLRLRRRVHRDVSFHGDTDLDADETSLAVLTALTSSYTDSECENVPIDAVDISSIEDVVNEASRIGAMSGCVLGRTFLHDRSSQPSESLQGLKLLPRRPAVLLGRIVGVPTGALPLEQVGALYFEDSTGEVICEVPSTSCLTWLDSLVLVRHWTYIPRPDFALSLLQREEKPNLPFGYLEISDCVHLLPQVRILGLPLVPFPDADVYTVSRLIQRRPALGGVDSVCGICNSVSPVCRNGSQPAFFVMELADPEASQLIRIIVQHNSLLHLSRFLQLDQVYMITQLRPVNTKTRSNEHLWSLCVDSTITGCVDYPDSLLGTFDSEKTYSSESQPKKRKWTRALPYPKRRLVTDEGSSEFNRDDSSALRTKTDLRRPLVTYKGTIITCINANAGIYELDSGIRLYVGHHSNVHYGRGLRVGVRVQLNNAHLVRHNEAVLGFFCCRLTQLRIVEFSPFDAPYEPLLDNRSVYFKHLPKMSPLQFHWYVETAEILKKNLSLKTKELVGESHLYSRGNKYKVKKGLMDSLYLFLASSSSTHNACEEVFSNPHVCNVTASKPILPQVGSIEELLKNCQTLKPGTISESDEKVYLGTFDVGSTGEILLRDSTGAINVVTAMRSNRDGRASSSSSSSSSSSSSSSSSSSSFHLKPSYLEDVWTIRPFVGMTIDAVPYALIDMRDSCRLLLKRKRSSVASECCKCDGGECKSTFRLRLTSKDARLPALNRFTATFSLHHRRRSLARLTLLFKNLDLHGLLRVDDYYRLSGVCETCLDKHLGAKVVQSLAFDSKQMALLDDEADEEIGVGVLSNIKNVVDILKDDQPNTLHSFAGYIASHAITESSPADGPSLEITIRDVTAPDDVRVYFDLKKYPAPFGMAVGLKVALLGVSRRVSQKGGRVYCVANATTVVEILEFGCGDGLCRQRVSPSLESLVGAERVRLCDFSYDAAGNPLVRHTCTVQCCITACQRASFKWICSTCRQVLCGRDCGKKCGGEGQFLAETRCNIDDGTAEALVFAYDSVVAGMLGLSSQQWSDLMELVRSKGEMLYRRNWQGEDNRKNIVGDVDKYCTSQAIHRRLNLFCTQLSTKTPGFAERSVGHGGRQFQTLSAPRILLKAVRLADVNERQEAVCLLGALTTLL